DNA from Bacillus sp. Marseille-P3661:
TCGGAATCGCTTTTCTGATTCCGCCTCTTGGGTCCTCGATGTCTCCTTTATAACGCGGAATTAAATGAAAATGTAAATGTGGAACAGTTTGTCCCCCGTAATGGCCTACATTAACACCGATATTGTAGCCATCTGGTGAATACTCATCGTCAAGCAGTTCTTTTCCTTTTTTTATAAGGTCATGAATATCGGCAATTTCAATATCACTCGCATCAAAATACGAGATTACATGCTCCTTCGGAATGATTAATAAATGTCCTTTTTGAACTGGATATATATCATAAAATGCTAAGGCTGTTTCATTTTCTAGTACAATTTGATCTTTTCTTAAATTACAAAATGGACAACTCAAAACCCTCACCTTCCTTATGAAAATTTTACCATTATAATAAGAGCAATTTAAAGTAAAAAAATGACAAATCAGTAATTAGGAATGAATTTTATCTTGTAAGTAAAATGAATAGGCTATTACTTTCATTCATGCTAATAACACTTAACACTTTACTCATCTAAAGCCGTTTATTATCGGGTTGGTTTATATCAATAAAATAAGCCCATTTCTTC
Protein-coding regions in this window:
- a CDS encoding HIT family protein; translated protein: MRVLSCPFCNLRKDQIVLENETALAFYDIYPVQKGHLLIIPKEHVISYFDASDIEIADIHDLIKKGKELLDDEYSPDGYNIGVNVGHYGGQTVPHLHFHLIPRYKGDIEDPRGGIRKAIPNLVQYP